A single window of Paenibacillus sp. FSL H8-0537 DNA harbors:
- a CDS encoding AraC family transcriptional regulator, with protein MLQVTAVRQDRGMDWFYEKNTKHTNEAALILVSYGTVVYWIENEKVIAEKGDLLYIPPNQAYYGKCVPTVFHEKFVVAITLSAAPVLPLLQRQTWVKSRIGMYDMLLARMKHLHAEWLEQAEYANIIAQSVVTEWLAVWNREWNKGPAMADTNQQVERMKHYIFNHYREKITKEELGSYIQKSPNYAATLFRRVTGQTISTFVHDTRMKKAIYLLIDSMLTVGEVAEFVGYRDVSYFQRLFKRFTGRTPTFYMKERAKTQP; from the coding sequence ATGCTGCAAGTAACAGCGGTTCGGCAGGACCGGGGAATGGATTGGTTTTACGAAAAAAATACAAAACATACGAACGAAGCCGCGTTGATACTGGTGAGCTACGGGACCGTCGTCTATTGGATTGAGAACGAGAAGGTTATCGCCGAGAAAGGCGACCTGCTCTATATTCCGCCGAATCAAGCTTATTATGGCAAATGTGTGCCTACTGTTTTTCATGAGAAGTTTGTTGTTGCAATAACGTTGTCTGCTGCTCCCGTGCTGCCGCTGCTTCAGCGCCAGACATGGGTGAAATCCCGTATCGGCATGTACGATATGCTGCTGGCCAGAATGAAGCATTTGCATGCGGAATGGCTGGAGCAGGCTGAGTATGCGAATATAATCGCTCAGTCTGTCGTAACCGAATGGCTAGCGGTATGGAACCGCGAATGGAACAAGGGACCCGCGATGGCCGATACGAACCAGCAGGTAGAGCGCATGAAGCATTATATTTTCAACCATTACCGTGAAAAAATTACGAAGGAGGAGCTTGGCAGCTACATTCAGAAAAGCCCCAACTATGCCGCTACCCTGTTCCGCCGTGTTACTGGGCAGACGATCAGCACCTTCGTTCATGATACGAGGATGAAAAAAGCGATCTATCTACTCATCGATTCCATGCTGACGGTTGGTGAAGTTGCTGAATTCGTCGGCTATCGCGACGTTTCTTACTTCCAGCGGCTGTTCAAGCGTTTTACCGGAAGGACGCCGACCTTTTATATGAAAGAGCGCGCCAAGACCCAGCCTTAA
- a CDS encoding aldo/keto reductase: MSSIPLHKRGIEASQLVLGCMRFGGGWNRNPIEAEHFKEGHEAVDAALEIGINMYDHADIYTFGKAEQVFGQVLKDRPGLREQIILQSKCGIRLQGGDDDPQRFDFSESHILSSVDGILERLQTDYLDILLLHRPDALVEPEEVASAISKLKASGKVRAFGVSNMSQGQIKLLRAYTDEPFIVNQLELSLLKHGFIDTGLHVNQLAARDNVFPEGTLEYCRMENIQLQSWGPLAQGIYSGAPLGDSPESVVATAALVAEFAERKDTTPEAIVLAWLMRHPANIQPVIGSINPKRILACKDADTLRLTREEWYRLYNCSRGKALP; the protein is encoded by the coding sequence ATGAGTTCGATCCCTTTGCATAAACGCGGCATTGAAGCGAGTCAGCTGGTTCTCGGCTGTATGCGCTTTGGCGGCGGCTGGAACCGTAATCCGATTGAGGCCGAGCATTTTAAGGAAGGCCATGAAGCAGTCGACGCAGCGCTGGAAATAGGCATCAATATGTACGATCATGCAGATATTTATACGTTCGGCAAAGCCGAGCAAGTTTTCGGCCAAGTGCTGAAGGACCGTCCGGGCCTGCGTGAGCAAATTATTTTGCAGTCCAAATGCGGGATTCGCCTGCAAGGCGGCGATGATGATCCTCAGCGCTTTGACTTTTCGGAAAGTCATATTTTAAGCAGTGTCGATGGCATTTTGGAGCGGCTGCAAACGGATTATCTCGACATTTTGCTGCTGCATCGCCCTGACGCGCTTGTCGAGCCGGAGGAAGTGGCCAGCGCCATTTCGAAGCTTAAGGCTTCTGGCAAGGTTCGCGCATTCGGCGTTTCCAATATGAGCCAAGGACAGATTAAACTGCTTCGTGCATATACGGATGAGCCGTTTATTGTGAATCAACTGGAGCTTAGCCTGCTCAAGCATGGATTTATTGATACAGGTTTGCATGTCAATCAGCTCGCAGCACGCGATAATGTGTTCCCGGAGGGGACGCTGGAGTATTGCCGCATGGAAAATATTCAGCTGCAGTCGTGGGGCCCGCTCGCCCAAGGCATCTATTCTGGCGCTCCGCTCGGCGACAGCCCTGAATCGGTTGTTGCAACAGCCGCGCTCGTTGCTGAATTCGCGGAACGTAAGGATACGACGCCGGAAGCGATTGTGCTCGCATGGCTGATGAGACATCCGGCTAACATTCAGCCGGTTATCGGCTCAATCAATCCAAAGCGTATACTCGCCTGCAAAGATGCGGATACGCTGCGCCTGACGCGCGAGGAATGGTACAGACTGTATAACTGCTCGCGCGGCAAAGCGCTGCCTTAA